Proteins co-encoded in one Erinaceus europaeus chromosome X, mEriEur2.1, whole genome shotgun sequence genomic window:
- the F8A1 gene encoding 40-kDa huntingtin-associated protein, which yields MAAPTGSGPGGGGPGSEAGDFLARYRQVSSKLKKRFLRKPNVAEASEQFAQLSRELRAQECLPYAAWCQLAVARCQQALFHGPGEALALAEAARLFLRQECDARQRLACPAAYGEPLQAAAAALGAAVRLHLELGQPAAAAALCLELAAALRDLGQPAAAAGHFLRAAQLHLPQLPLAALQALGHAASCQLLARDYSGALALFTRMQLLAQEHGALPGRPHQLQPSPPPAPQPPPPPLRARTPPAPAPGHLSAPGGAVPAASQAALPPPPPPPPLPDADPGTPSPSPSPASAAPMMLGAFADVLVRCEVSRVLLLLLLQPPPAKLLPEHAHTLEKYSWEAFDSHSHDSCGPLPDDLFLLLQSLVMATHEKDIEAAQALQGELWPLLSAEQNHLLHLVLQEAVCPSGQGI from the coding sequence ATGGCGGCGCCGACGGGGTCCGGCCCGGGCGGCGGCGGCCCGGGCTCCGAGGCCGGCGACTTCCTGGCGCGCTACCGGCAGGTGTCCAGCAAGCTCAAGAAGCGGTTCCTGCGCAAGCCGAACGTGGCGGAGGCGAGCGAGCAGTTCGCGCAGCTGAGCCGCGAGCTGCGCGCGCAGGAGTGCCTGCCCTACGCCGCGTGGTGCCAGCTGGCCGTGGCGCGCTGCCAGCAGGCGCTCTTCCACGGGCCCGGAGAGGCGCTGGCGCTGGCCGAGGCCGCGCGCCTCTTCCTGCGCCAGGAGTGCGACGCGCGCCAGCGCCTGGCCTGCCCCGCCGCCTACGGGGAGCCGCTgcaggccgccgccgccgccctggGCGCCGCCGTGCGTCTGCACCTCGAGCTGGGCCagccggccgccgccgccgccctttGCCTCGAGCTGGCCGCCGCCCTGCGCGACCTGGGCCAgccggccgccgccgccggccACTTCCTGCGCGCCGCCCAGCTGCACCTGCCGCAGCTGCCCCTGGCCGCGCTGCAGGCCCTCGGCCACGCCGCCTCCTGCCAGCTGCTGGCGCGAGATTACAGCGGCGCGCTCGCCCTCTTCACGCGCATGCAGCTGCTGGCGCAGGAGCACGGGGCCCTGCCCGGCCGGCCGCACCAGCTGCAGCCTTcgccgcccccggccccgcagcccccgccgcccccgctgCGTGCGCGCACGCCACCCGCCCCGGCCCCGGGGCACCTCTCCGCACCCGGCGGCGCCGTCCCCGCAGCCTCCCAGGccgcgctgccgccgccgccgccgccgccgccgctccccGACGCAGACCCCGGcacgccctcgccctcgccctcgcccgcCAGCGCCGCCCCCATGATGCTGGGCGCCTTCGCCGACGTGCTGGTCCGCTGCGAGGTGTCCcgcgtgctgctgctgctgctcctgcagCCGCCGCCCGCCAAGCTCCTGCCCGAGCACGCCCACACCTTGGAGAAGTACTCCTGGGAGGCCTTCGACAGCCACAGCCACGACAGTTGCGGCCCGCTGCCCGACGACCTCTTCCTGCTGCTCCAGTCCTTGGTCATGGCCACCCACGAGAAGGACATCGAGGCCGCCCAGGCGCTGCAGGGGGAACTCTGGCCGCTGCTCAGTGCCGAGCAGAACCATCTCCTTCACCTCGTGCTGCAGGAGGCCGTCTGCCCCTCGGGCCAGGGCATCTGA